In Candidatus Binataceae bacterium, the following proteins share a genomic window:
- a CDS encoding iron-containing redox enzyme family protein — translation MDKAAFHAEIARIVDEYRLDQHPYVKLVHEGKATREQLKGYPLQHYEMTVRDSAPISAVAYLKMYEIDKKVARGSAKGFAEEALGLYSHSAGHTELLFELWEGGLGLPREQLVNSVGSEEARAFNACMYRIIHLKPQFVGSIGLCEEVEVPAYKMIQEGLERHYNLKPEHTRFLSVHHEADKQHGEGGHRMIDRFVTGTGREQEFVAEARTMVRFFWKGFDSMLTA, via the coding sequence ATGGACAAGGCAGCATTTCACGCCGAGATCGCGAGGATCGTCGACGAGTATCGGCTCGATCAGCATCCGTACGTCAAGCTCGTTCATGAAGGCAAAGCCACGCGCGAGCAGCTCAAGGGTTATCCGCTGCAGCATTATGAGATGACCGTGCGCGATTCGGCGCCTATTTCGGCTGTCGCTTACCTAAAGATGTATGAGATCGACAAAAAGGTCGCACGCGGATCTGCCAAAGGATTCGCCGAAGAAGCGCTCGGGCTTTATAGCCATTCCGCGGGGCACACGGAGCTGCTGTTCGAGTTGTGGGAGGGCGGCCTCGGCTTGCCGCGCGAGCAACTGGTTAATTCGGTCGGCTCGGAGGAGGCGCGCGCGTTCAATGCCTGCATGTATCGGATCATTCATCTGAAGCCGCAATTCGTCGGCTCGATCGGCCTGTGCGAGGAAGTCGAGGTTCCCGCCTACAAGATGATCCAGGAGGGCCTCGAGCGTCACTACAATCTGAAGCCCGAACACACGCGCTTTCTGTCCGTGCATCATGAGGCCGACAAGCAGCACGGCGAGGGCGGTCATCGGATGATCGATCGTTTCGTCACCGGGACTGGGCGCGAGCAGGAATTCGTCGCCGAGGCGCGAACGATGGTGCGATTCTTCTGGAAGGGCTTCGATTCGATGCTCACAGCCTGA